A genomic region of Bombus terrestris chromosome 12, iyBomTerr1.2, whole genome shotgun sequence contains the following coding sequences:
- the LOC100648176 gene encoding myb-like protein X — protein sequence MSSQYCFLCASDEGVFLDVTADNKQMYYDQLEICSLIKVLKADQLPTKICHKCAYELNQCSSFIEKYKRATKQKINVRRQCCSLCREPAKNEFIFDISKEKNLQYNPFYKIQEFLNTKNSGNVYGEYKFICLSCRYVIDVLVDLKNICEETTIKLEDTVDKKINYLTFPKIKTTIVNRKTTSTESKRINLNAFLESESDSDEMTRTRSRNNKLNEQTKSQVCNKCHNSIKTDDDIFKIHKTGEIVCKCCWKNMDIHKSKPEKEVSNNKQIKLCTVFLKDVLKDSKIKKENLYRIDEDDEGNKTYVVMATNLTNENKSSKPISDIRNDMEKQSQKRSSKSLRTADKDSSSEDVPNKKHKPDAKEISEIDSKQSSLVAQQAKQVTQKDGKRNINQSSDSDSSIPKISKNSGRRLTRHKRATGSSLSDADIDNKYNRKRLKTILSGIPIRRNRNVDVSDESSSNEDVVSKRKRLSFTSTSSVTIEICDDDNDQENFEKNVRKTNRKNTKKLAKLPTVTNSQELQSPKSDDKDDIFKTQTYVCDECGASYENKFIGLTHKLTHYKQPQLKLQKLSNEIWMKETPGSSKAVDDQVEDLSETIKITVEDDEEELMESEKNFNTSNRADINSNTGSNINSPKKEPVEDAVDVKLIMKESDDDQTHKTEKETENLQEDEVAEINIISLSQNETKTKEGMNKESEKEKGYNNNDETDKNIHGSIKCVNSEEIMEISHSNSEDKQENNKEKYKQMEEDKQENEKDKQENEKDKQENEKDKQENVEDKQENEEDKQENEEDKRKNEEGKQENEGNERENEKNKQENEEDKSKVEEKQIEVVEEVEKVKVVEEILDIKDDEKGKQEKEQKEAMCNGQAIQTIDTESLKKFSEDCVEDIMEENDIDVSKKIEQNDIKHKETNNGTDIADDEGDLTILAEQRSPKSIQKRISCNENRMQIKVDDSDSKKSEVLERTVLLEEDTTDESFNRNDVEIVDVDSPQRKDSMSDSANAVAEVLREVLDLASAKVVKRQEVIDIDIDTDSIETETLENISREIQNIVDMPSLKIDDSKTESETHVE from the exons ATGTCAAGTCAGTACTGTTTTCTCTGTGCGAGTGATGAAGGTGTTTTCTTGGATGTTACAGCGGACAACAAACAAATGTATTATGACCAACTCGAAATCTGCTCACTTATTAAG gTACTAAAAGCAGATCAATTGCCAACCAAAATTTGTCATAAATGTGCATATGAATTAAATCAATGCAGctcttttatagaaaaatataaacgtgctacaaagcaaaaaataaatgttCGCAGACAGTGTTGTAGTCTATGTCGTGAACCAGCAAAAAACGAATTTATCTTTGATATTAGTAAAGAGAAGAACTTACAGTATAATCCATTTTACAAAATACAGGAATTCCTTAATACAAAG aaCAGTGGAAATGTTTATGGAGAGTATAAATTCATATGTTTATCTTGCCGATATGTGATAGATGTATTGGTAGATTTAAAGAACATATGTGAAGAAACTACAATTAAATTGGAAGATACagttgataaaaaaataaattacttaaCTTTCCCTAAG ATAAAAACAACCATTGTAAATCGCAAAACTACCAGCACTGAAtctaaaagaataaatttaaacgCATTTCTGGAATCAGAGAGTGATTCTGACGAAATGACTCGCACACGATCtcgaaataacaaattaaacgaACAAACAAAGTCGCAAGTTTGTAATAAATGTCATAATTCTATTAAAACTGATGATGATATATTCAAAATTCATAAAACAGGAGAAATTGTATGTAAATGTTGTTGGAAAAATATGGATATTCATAAAAGTAAGCCTGAGAAAGAAGTATCAAACAACAAACAAATCAAACTTTGTACAGTTTTTTTAAAAGATGTATTAAAAGATTCTAAAATAAAGAAGGAGAACCTCTATAGGATTGATGAGGATGATGAAGGCAATAAGACATATGTTGTAATGGCCACAAATTtgacaaatgaaaataaatccagTAAGCCAATTAGTGATATAAGAAATGATATGGAAAAGCAAAGTCAAAAGCGTTCTAGTAAAAGTCTAAGGACTGCAGATAAGGACTCAAGTAGTGAAGATGTACCTAATAAAAAACACAAGCCTGATGCAAAAGAAATAAGTGAAATTGACTCAAAACAGTCCAGTTTGGTTGCACAACAGGCAAAGCAAGTTACACAGAAGGATGGTAAGCGTAATATTAATCAAAGTTCTGATTCAGATTCTTCTAttccaaaaatttcaaaaaatagcGGCCGCCGTTTAACAAGACATAAACGAGCAACTGGCTCATCCTTATCAGATGCAGATATTGACAATAAGTATAATCGTAAAAGATTAAAAACTATTTTAAGTGGTATTCCTATAAGAAGAAATCGTAATGTAGACGTGAGTGACGAATCGTCATCGAATGAGGATGTTGTGTCAAAGAGAAAGCGATTGAGCTTTACAAGTACTTCATCTGTTACTATAGAAATATGTGATGACGATAACGATCAGGAAAACTTTGAAAAGAATGTACGAAAAACGAACAGAAAGAATACGAAAAAACTCGCGAAACTTCCTACAGTTACAAATTCCCAAGAATTGCAGTCCCCAAAATCTGATGATAAAGATGATATATTTAAGACTCAAACATATGTATGCGATGAATGTGGAGCtagttatgaaaataaatttataggtTTGACACACAAATTGACACACTATAAACAACCACAATTAAAGTTACAGAAATTAAGTAATGAAATTTGGATGAAAGAAACACCAGGTTCAAGCAAAGCAGTAGATGATCAGGTAGAAGATTTGTCTGAGACTATAAAAATTACTGTAGAAGATGATGAAGAAGAATTGATGGAAagtgaaaagaattttaacaCAAGTAATCGTGCAGATATAAATTCTAATACAGGAAGTAATATTAATTCGCCTAAAAAGGAACCAGTAGAAGATGCTGTTGATGTAAAACTTATCATGAAAGAATCTGATGATGATCAGACACATAAGACtgagaaagaaacagaaaatctACAAGAAGATGAAGTTGcagaaataaatatcataagTTTGTCGCAAAATGAAACTAAAACTAAAGAAGGCATGAATaaagaaagtgaaaaagaaaagggttataataataatgatgaaactgataaaaatattcatgGATCTATAAAATGTGTGAATTCAGaagaaataatggaaatttCACATAGTAATTCTGAAGACaaacaagaaaataataaagaaaaatataaacagatGGAGGAAGATAAacaagaaaatgagaaagataaacaagaaaatgagaaagataaacaagaaaatgagaaagataAACAAGAAAATGTGGAAGATAAACAAGAAAACGAGGAAGATAAACAAGAAAACGAGGAAGATAAACGAAAAAACGAAGAAGGTAAACAAGAAAACGAGGGAAATgaacgagaaaatgaaaaaaataaacaagaaaACGAGGAAGATAAAAGTAAGGTAGAGGAAAAACAAATTGAAGTGGTTGAAGAAGTTGAAAAAGTTAAAGTAGTTGAAGAAATTTTAGATATTAAAGATGATGAGAAAGGAAAACAGGAAAAGGAACAAAAGGAGGCGATGTGCAACGGGCAAGCGATTCAAACGATTGATACAGAAAGTTTAAAGAAATTCAGTGAAGATTGTGTTGAGGATATTATGGAAGAAAATGATATTGatgtttcaaagaaaattgaaCAAAATGATATTAAACATAAAGAAACGAACAACGGAACGGACATAGCCGATGATGAAGGTGATTTAACAATACTTGCTGAACAAAGATCGCCTAAATCGATACAAAAAAGAATATCCTGTAATGAAAATAGAATGCAAATAAAAGTAGATGATTCTGATTCAAAAAAATCAGAAGTTTTGGAGAGGACTGTATTACTCGAAGAAGATACGACTGATGAGAGTTTCAATAGAAATGATGTGGAAATCGTGGATGTAGATTCTCCACAACGAAAAGATTCAATGAGCGATTCTGCAAATGCAGTAGCAGAAGTGTTACGAGAAGTACTTGATTTAGCAAGTGCAAAAGTTGTAAAACGACAAGAAGTTATTGATATAGATATCGACACCGATTCCATCGAAACGGAGACTTTGGAAAACATATCAcgtgaaatacaaaatattgtCGATATGCCATCTCTCAAAATTGACGACTCCAAAACTGAAAGTGAAACACATGTGGAGTag